The following proteins are co-located in the Campylobacter concisus genome:
- a CDS encoding TRAP transporter large permease: MAGLIMFIAALLMLGIGFPVAFTFGAVSMIFGMIGSIVESIGDGDGLLGSIEVFKDMFNFMPYRIFSIMESRIFIAVPLFVFMGVVLQKSKLAERLLESMGMLFGEIRGGIAISTILVGALLAASTGVVGASVVAMGVISLPVMLKYKYDQALGCGTICAAGTLGQIIPPSIVLIILGDIFSVPVGELFHQAIIPGFTLVAVYIIYILIVAYLKPDTAPVVKDESGVSKFKQIMRALIAIFPPLLLVICVLGSIFAGIATPTESSAFGCVGAIILAIFYRTFSFSMIKEALAESVKTTALVFAILVGATAFSMVFSYTGGDEIVEKFMTNLPGEKWGFIIFSMVVIFVLGFFIDFVEISYIVLPILVPIAAKLGINPIYLAILVAMNLQTSFLTPPFGFSLFFLRSVAPAEIKTTAIYKGVVPYIFIQLAVLVFFCVFLMELKPMLDASHGGLLNFLLSLFK; the protein is encoded by the coding sequence ATGGCTGGTTTGATAATGTTTATAGCCGCACTTTTGATGTTAGGTATTGGCTTTCCAGTAGCCTTTACCTTTGGTGCGGTTTCGATGATATTTGGCATGATTGGTAGTATTGTTGAGAGCATTGGAGACGGAGACGGACTACTTGGAAGCATCGAAGTTTTCAAAGATATGTTTAACTTCATGCCTTATAGAATTTTCTCTATCATGGAGAGTAGAATTTTTATAGCAGTTCCACTTTTTGTATTTATGGGTGTCGTGCTTCAAAAGTCAAAACTAGCCGAGAGGCTGCTTGAGAGCATGGGTATGCTTTTTGGAGAAATTCGCGGAGGTATTGCTATTAGTACTATCTTGGTTGGAGCACTTCTTGCAGCTTCAACCGGCGTTGTTGGTGCAAGTGTCGTTGCAATGGGCGTTATAAGCTTGCCTGTCATGCTAAAGTATAAATACGACCAAGCGCTAGGTTGTGGCACTATATGTGCCGCTGGTACGCTTGGACAGATCATTCCACCTTCTATCGTGCTGATTATTTTGGGTGATATATTTTCAGTGCCAGTTGGTGAGCTTTTTCATCAAGCCATCATCCCAGGATTCACGCTAGTAGCAGTTTATATCATTTATATTTTGATTGTTGCTTATTTGAAACCAGATACTGCACCGGTAGTAAAAGATGAGAGCGGTGTTAGTAAATTTAAGCAGATTATGAGAGCACTAATCGCTATCTTTCCACCGCTTTTACTTGTTATTTGTGTATTGGGCTCTATATTTGCAGGTATCGCTACACCAACTGAAAGTTCAGCTTTTGGCTGTGTTGGAGCCATTATTTTAGCTATTTTTTATAGGACATTTTCATTTTCTATGATAAAAGAGGCATTGGCAGAAAGCGTAAAAACTACAGCACTTGTCTTTGCCATACTTGTTGGTGCGACAGCCTTTTCTATGGTATTTAGTTATACTGGTGGAGATGAGATTGTTGAAAAATTTATGACAAATTTACCAGGCGAGAAGTGGGGCTTTATTATTTTTAGTATGGTTGTCATCTTTGTGCTTGGCTTTTTTATCGACTTTGTTGAAATTTCATATATCGTGCTTCCTATCTTGGTGCCAATAGCTGCAAAGCTTGGTATAAATCCAATTTATCTAGCAATCTTAGTTGCTATGAATTTACAAACTTCATTTTTGACGCCGCCATTTGGATTTAGCTTATTTTTCCTAAGATCAGTCGCACCAGCTGAGATAAAAACGACTGCTATTTATAAAGGTGTTGTGCCTTATATTTTTATTCAGCTTGCTGTACTTGTATTTTTCTGCGTCTTTCTAATGGAATTAAAGCCAATGCTTGATGCGAGCCACGGCGGATTATTAAACTTCTTACTCTCACTTTTTAAATGA
- the pckA gene encoding phosphoenolpyruvate carboxykinase (ATP): MNKLDELGLKEIKKINHNLSYDELFELEKTNNEGRVSSNGTFMVDTGIFTGRSPKDKYFVKQDPSQKYIAWGKINQPITKELFDKLLKKAKEQLSGKEIFIQDAFCGASKKSQKSVRFVTEVAWQAHFVKNMFIRPSEVELAKFEPDFVVYNACKTKNEDYKADGLHSDVFVIFNVEENVAVIGGTWYGGEMKKGIFSMMNYWLPLEGKLSMHCSANVGEKGDTALFFGLSGTGKTTLSTDPKRKLIGDDEHGWDDDGVFNFEGGCYAKCINLDPSSEPEIYAAIRRDALLENVVADENGVVDYKDGSKTENTRVSYPIYHIDNYEPSSSAGHPKNIIFLSADAFGVLPPVAKLTKEQAMYYFLSGYTAKVAGTERGITEPVATFSACFGEPFMPLHPTVYAKLLGEKIDKHGVNVYLVNTGWSGGAYGVGKRMSIKATRACINAILDGSITKCEFENFDKFNFAIPKELDGVETKLLNPINTWANPAQYNASRDKLAKMFVENFKRYEDVKEGVEYAKAGPKA, encoded by the coding sequence ATAAATAAATTAGACGAGCTAGGTCTAAAAGAGATCAAAAAGATAAATCACAATCTAAGCTACGACGAGCTTTTTGAGCTTGAAAAGACAAATAACGAGGGCAGGGTTTCAAGCAACGGCACGTTTATGGTAGATACGGGAATTTTTACTGGAAGAAGCCCAAAAGATAAGTACTTTGTCAAACAAGATCCAAGTCAGAAGTATATCGCTTGGGGCAAGATAAATCAGCCTATCACAAAAGAGCTTTTTGACAAGCTTCTTAAAAAAGCAAAAGAGCAGCTAAGCGGTAAAGAAATTTTTATCCAAGATGCATTTTGTGGGGCTAGCAAAAAGAGCCAAAAATCAGTCCGTTTTGTCACCGAAGTAGCGTGGCAAGCGCACTTTGTAAAAAATATGTTCATTCGTCCAAGTGAAGTGGAGCTAGCTAAATTTGAGCCTGATTTTGTAGTATATAACGCTTGTAAGACAAAAAATGAGGACTACAAGGCTGATGGGCTACACTCAGATGTCTTTGTTATCTTTAATGTCGAGGAAAATGTTGCAGTGATCGGTGGCACATGGTACGGCGGTGAGATGAAAAAGGGCATTTTTTCTATGATGAACTACTGGTTGCCACTTGAAGGAAAGCTAAGTATGCACTGCTCTGCAAACGTAGGCGAGAAGGGCGATACAGCGCTATTTTTTGGTCTATCTGGCACTGGTAAAACGACACTTTCAACTGATCCAAAACGCAAGTTAATAGGTGATGATGAGCACGGCTGGGACGATGATGGCGTGTTTAATTTTGAGGGCGGTTGCTACGCAAAATGTATCAACCTTGATCCAAGCAGCGAGCCAGAAATTTATGCAGCGATCAGACGTGATGCGTTACTTGAAAACGTTGTAGCTGACGAAAATGGCGTGGTTGATTACAAAGATGGCTCAAAGACTGAAAATACACGCGTGAGCTATCCGATCTATCACATCGACAACTATGAACCAAGCTCAAGTGCCGGCCATCCAAAAAATATCATCTTTTTAAGTGCTGATGCTTTTGGCGTGCTTCCCCCAGTTGCAAAGCTTACAAAAGAGCAGGCGATGTATTATTTCCTAAGTGGCTACACAGCAAAAGTTGCTGGCACAGAGCGCGGTATAACTGAACCTGTCGCTACTTTTAGTGCTTGCTTTGGTGAGCCATTTATGCCGCTTCACCCAACTGTCTATGCAAAACTACTTGGTGAGAAGATCGATAAGCACGGCGTTAATGTCTATCTTGTAAATACAGGCTGGAGCGGCGGTGCTTACGGCGTTGGCAAGCGTATGAGCATAAAAGCAACACGTGCTTGCATAAATGCGATCCTTGATGGCAGCATCACAAAATGCGAATTTGAAAATTTTGATAAATTTAACTTCGCTATCCCAAAAGAGCTTGATGGTGTCGAGACAAAACTGCTAAATCCTATAAACACATGGGCAAATCCAGCTCAGTATAACGCTTCACGCGATAAGCTAGCTAAAATGTTTGTTGAAAATTTCAAACGTTACGAAGATGTAAAAGAGGGCGTTGAGTACGCTAAAGCTGGTCCAAAAGCTTAA
- a CDS encoding sodium-dependent transporter yields the protein MMDRFSKVGFVLSIIGAAIGLGNAWKFPYMVGSNGGSAFILIYLFFAFVVGLSIFFAEMAMGKISRLDTVGAFKNLATKGANSWKFAGVVMVTGLFIASFYTLIIGWVLKYVILSLGELPKDMASSEALFVNFTSKGIEEQILYFSIAFFAYFFILTKGVKSGIERINVYLIPALFILLLLMLGYSFGMNGFDEAAKFLLVPDFSKIDQGAILNALGLAFFTMCIGIGCILTYSSSLGNDTNLFTSSLYVVFANIIISVIIGLIVFTFTYEFGSEPSKGAGLAFISLPTLFAKLGLLGNFLAFAFFTSLFFAGITSVISLVEPFIFFLNKSLGLSRNRSIIIVGAVVYLLGILCALSGIGDFKESLTFFGKSFFDLLDYISSNIMLPLGGIIFALFVGYFMKFELLKELFLPYMGKVVFKIWYFLIRFVAPVLVFVVLVREIA from the coding sequence ATGATGGATAGATTTAGTAAAGTTGGTTTTGTTCTTTCTATCATTGGAGCGGCTATTGGCCTTGGTAATGCATGGAAATTTCCATATATGGTCGGTAGTAACGGCGGTTCAGCATTTATTCTTATATATCTATTTTTTGCTTTTGTCGTCGGCCTTAGTATATTTTTTGCTGAGATGGCAATGGGCAAAATTTCACGCCTTGATACGGTTGGGGCATTTAAGAATCTAGCTACAAAGGGGGCAAATTCTTGGAAATTTGCTGGTGTTGTGATGGTGACGGGTTTATTCATCGCATCTTTTTATACGCTCATTATCGGTTGGGTTTTAAAATACGTTATCTTAAGTCTTGGCGAGCTTCCAAAAGATATGGCAAGCTCAGAAGCACTTTTTGTAAATTTTACTTCAAAGGGCATAGAGGAGCAAATTTTATACTTTAGCATTGCTTTTTTTGCCTACTTTTTTATCTTGACAAAAGGTGTTAAAAGTGGCATAGAACGCATAAATGTCTATCTTATACCAGCTTTATTTATTCTGCTTTTACTGATGCTTGGCTACTCTTTTGGTATGAATGGTTTTGATGAGGCGGCTAAATTTTTACTAGTACCTGATTTTTCGAAGATAGATCAAGGCGCTATCTTAAATGCTCTTGGGTTAGCTTTTTTTACGATGTGTATTGGCATTGGCTGCATTTTAACTTACTCATCAAGCCTAGGCAATGATACAAATTTATTCACTTCATCACTTTATGTAGTCTTTGCAAATATAATTATTAGCGTAATTATAGGGCTTATAGTTTTTACATTCACCTATGAATTTGGCTCAGAGCCATCAAAGGGTGCAGGGTTAGCATTTATCTCGCTTCCAACGCTTTTTGCAAAGCTTGGTTTGCTTGGAAATTTCTTAGCTTTTGCATTTTTTACATCTTTATTTTTTGCTGGTATAACATCGGTTATTTCACTAGTTGAACCATTTATATTTTTCTTAAATAAAAGCTTGGGACTTAGTAGAAATAGATCAATTATTATTGTTGGTGCCGTAGTTTATCTTTTGGGAATTTTATGCGCATTAAGCGGTATTGGCGATTTTAAGGAGTCACTTACATTTTTTGGTAAGAGCTTTTTTGATTTGCTTGATTATATTAGCTCAAACATTATGCTACCACTTGGTGGCATTATATTTGCCCTTTTTGTTGGGTACTTTATGAAATTTGAGCTTTTAAAAGAGCTATTCTTGCCTTATATGGGTAAGGTTGTTTTTAAAATTTGGTATTTTTTAATAAGGTTTGTGGCACCAGTTTTAGTTTTTGTGGTGCTAGTAAGGGAGATTGCATAA
- a CDS encoding peptidylprolyl isomerase, whose translation MRFDELKVYDINLDELKKDKFAVLETDKGEIRLELFAEEAPQAVANFIHLIKSGFYNGLNFHRVIPNFVIQGGCPNGTGTGGPGWRIKCECDKQNVKHERGSLSMAHAGRDTGGSQFFICHSKQPHLDGVHTVFGKCVDEESLKVLDAIRQGDKIISAKIRESL comes from the coding sequence ATGCGTTTTGATGAATTAAAAGTTTATGATATAAATTTAGACGAGCTTAAAAAAGATAAATTTGCAGTTTTAGAGACAGACAAAGGCGAGATCAGACTTGAACTTTTTGCAGAAGAAGCTCCACAAGCTGTCGCAAATTTTATCCATTTGATAAAATCAGGCTTTTATAATGGTCTAAATTTTCACAGAGTTATACCAAATTTCGTAATCCAAGGTGGCTGCCCAAATGGCACGGGCACAGGCGGTCCTGGCTGGAGAATAAAATGCGAATGCGATAAACAAAACGTAAAACACGAGCGCGGTAGCCTTAGCATGGCTCACGCAGGACGCGATACTGGCGGATCGCAGTTTTTCATCTGTCATAGCAAACAACCTCATCTTGATGGCGTGCATACAGTCTTTGGAAAATGCGTTGATGAAGAGAGCCTAAAGGTACTTGATGCTATCAGACAAGGCGATAAGATCATCTCTGCTAAGATCAGAGAAAGCCTATAA
- a CDS encoding cation:dicarboxylate symporter family transporter, with protein MNNAKKQGNLAVRLFTNLAFWVVIGIVGGVVVGMVAPELGIASKPGIDYFIKALKILIGPIIFLTIVSGIVGLESLKDLGSIGLKAFIYFEIVSTLALAVGIIFGETLRPGHGMNLDYTQLDASSVAKFTSQAANMDANSGFVAHTIHLLRGAVPVDDIFPYVHILDPFIKSNTLQVLFMAIIVAIVLSLLAHDKKQACLKPLEFIQHYVLKLLSWLMLFSPVAAFSAMAYLIGKFGIGTLLGMMELLVVMALASCFFIFVVLGVICYFAKINVFKFMRFISKEVLVVFATSSSETALAPLMQKLESAGINRGAVGLIIPTGYSFNLDCTNIYLSLSVIFLAQAFNIPLSFEHLISILIVLMITSKGAVGVTGSGFVVLAGTLSALPSTGIPVVTVAVLLGVDKFMSEMRAVGNLCGNAVGCMIVSIWDKKVDMDKFRYALDHPEEFHFHS; from the coding sequence ATGAATAATGCTAAAAAGCAAGGAAATCTTGCTGTAAGATTATTTACCAATCTTGCCTTTTGGGTTGTGATCGGTATTGTTGGTGGTGTTGTCGTTGGCATGGTCGCGCCTGAGCTTGGTATAGCAAGCAAACCAGGCATTGATTATTTTATAAAAGCACTTAAAATTTTAATCGGCCCTATTATCTTTTTAACGATCGTTTCAGGTATCGTTGGGCTTGAGAGTTTAAAAGATCTTGGGTCTATTGGATTAAAGGCATTTATTTATTTTGAGATAGTTAGCACACTTGCGCTTGCTGTTGGTATCATCTTTGGTGAGACACTTCGTCCAGGACATGGTATGAATCTTGACTACACTCAGCTTGATGCCTCAAGTGTAGCTAAATTTACATCTCAAGCTGCAAATATGGACGCAAATAGTGGGTTTGTAGCACATACAATTCATCTTTTAAGAGGTGCTGTGCCAGTAGATGATATTTTCCCTTACGTGCATATACTTGATCCATTTATAAAATCAAACACACTTCAAGTACTTTTCATGGCTATTATCGTTGCCATAGTACTTTCGCTGCTAGCTCACGATAAAAAACAAGCTTGCCTAAAGCCACTTGAATTTATTCAGCACTATGTCTTAAAACTTCTTAGCTGGCTTATGCTCTTTAGCCCAGTGGCTGCATTTTCAGCTATGGCTTATCTAATCGGCAAATTTGGTATCGGAACGCTTCTTGGCATGATGGAGCTTTTGGTTGTTATGGCACTTGCAAGCTGCTTTTTTATCTTTGTAGTGCTTGGCGTTATTTGCTATTTTGCAAAAATCAATGTCTTTAAATTTATGCGTTTTATTTCAAAAGAGGTATTGGTAGTCTTTGCAACAAGCTCGAGCGAAACAGCTCTTGCGCCGCTTATGCAAAAGCTAGAATCAGCTGGTATAAATAGAGGCGCTGTTGGACTTATCATCCCAACTGGCTACTCATTTAACCTTGACTGCACCAACATCTATCTAAGTTTAAGCGTTATTTTCCTAGCTCAAGCTTTCAACATCCCGCTAAGCTTTGAGCATCTAATAAGTATACTAATCGTACTAATGATCACAAGCAAAGGTGCTGTTGGCGTGACAGGATCAGGCTTTGTCGTCCTTGCTGGAACACTAAGCGCACTTCCAAGCACTGGCATACCAGTCGTCACTGTAGCCGTGCTACTTGGCGTTGATAAATTTATGTCAGAAATGCGTGCTGTTGGTAATCTCTGCGGTAACGCTGTTGGCTGCATGATCGTATCTATCTGGGATAAAAAAGTCGATATGGATAAATTTAGATACGCACTAGATCATCCAGAGGAATTTCACTTTCACTCATAA
- a CDS encoding sodium-dependent transporter: MAKEQFSKIGYVLAVAGSAVGLGNAWKFPYMVGENGGSAFVILYLLITFLVGIPIFMAELSIGKLSESDSVNAFRKLANKNKNLWQLVGILAMVTAAIISSYYIVIIGWVFKYFTLSFTGLPNDIESSKVIFNELLTHGLGEQTLYFVIAFVACFFILSKGVKSGIEKLNVWMMPSLFIMVLIMLIFSMTMNGFTKSAEFLLVPDFSKISFNSLLLALGLAFWTLSLGMAAIITYSASLSDDTNLATSTLSIVFINIVLAIMMGLVIFTFIFEFGAEPSQGPGLVFISLPTLFAKLGVIGQILAVAFFAALIFAGITSAISIVEPFVFFLIREYGISRIKALSIVGAGVFVLGFLCLLSNIENVGDKFMLFGKNFFDFLDFTASNVLLPISGIGGAIFVGYFMKREALYVLFSPYMSDFVFSAWYFLLRYVAPVCVFIIMINKLFF; the protein is encoded by the coding sequence ATGGCAAAAGAACAGTTTTCTAAAATAGGTTATGTTTTAGCAGTTGCAGGGTCAGCTGTTGGACTTGGCAATGCATGGAAATTTCCATATATGGTTGGTGAAAATGGTGGATCAGCATTTGTTATTTTATATCTTTTGATAACGTTTTTAGTTGGCATACCTATCTTTATGGCAGAGCTAAGTATTGGCAAACTTAGTGAGAGCGATAGTGTAAATGCCTTTAGAAAGTTGGCGAATAAAAATAAAAATTTATGGCAACTGGTTGGAATTTTAGCTATGGTAACCGCAGCTATAATCTCATCTTATTATATTGTGATCATCGGTTGGGTCTTTAAGTATTTCACCCTATCTTTTACCGGTCTTCCAAACGATATAGAAAGTTCAAAAGTAATATTTAACGAGCTTCTTACGCATGGTCTTGGCGAGCAGACGCTTTATTTTGTTATTGCATTTGTAGCTTGCTTTTTCATCCTTTCAAAAGGCGTGAAAAGTGGCATTGAAAAGCTAAATGTTTGGATGATGCCAAGCCTATTTATCATGGTTTTAATCATGCTTATCTTTTCTATGACGATGAATGGCTTTACAAAATCTGCTGAGTTTTTACTTGTTCCTGACTTTAGCAAAATTTCATTTAATTCGCTTTTGCTTGCCCTTGGACTTGCTTTTTGGACACTATCTCTTGGTATGGCAGCGATCATTACATATTCAGCTAGCTTAAGTGATGATACAAATTTAGCCACTTCTACGCTAAGTATCGTTTTTATAAACATCGTCTTAGCCATCATGATGGGTCTTGTTATCTTTACATTTATATTTGAATTTGGCGCAGAGCCGTCTCAAGGACCAGGACTTGTCTTTATCTCGCTTCCAACGCTCTTTGCTAAGCTTGGTGTGATAGGTCAAATTTTAGCTGTAGCATTTTTTGCTGCACTTATCTTTGCTGGCATTACTTCAGCTATCTCTATCGTAGAGCCGTTTGTATTTTTCTTGATCAGAGAGTATGGCATTAGCAGGATAAAAGCTCTTAGTATAGTTGGAGCTGGTGTTTTTGTTTTAGGATTTTTATGTCTTTTATCAAATATAGAAAATGTTGGCGACAAATTTATGCTCTTTGGTAAAAATTTCTTTGATTTTCTTGACTTTACCGCTTCAAATGTCCTGCTTCCAATTAGTGGCATTGGTGGAGCGATATTTGTTGGATATTTTATGAAAAGAGAGGCACTTTATGTGCTATTTAGTCCATATATGAGCGACTTTGTATTTAGTGCATGGTATTTTTTATTAAGATATGTGGCGCCAGTTTGCGTATTTATCATAATGATAAATAAATTGTTTTTTTAA
- a CDS encoding biotin/lipoyl-containing protein, with amino-acid sequence MAKKFIDVMDTTFRDGFQSVYGARVLMNDFLPALEAAKEAGIEHFEFGGGARFQSLYFYLNEDAFAMMDKFRSIVGPKANLQTLSRGVNTVTLDTGSRELIDLHAKLFKKHGTTTIRNFDALNDVENLKYSGERIAHHGLKHEVVVTMMDLPSGCVGAHDVKFYEKILREILDANIPYHSVCFKDASGTSSPQKVYETIKMARKLLPEKTHIRLHTHETAGVSVACYLAALEAGVDGIDLAASPVSGGTSQPDILTMLHAVKGKNYDLGGLDVEKILKYESVLNDCLKEYFLPPEAVQVSPLIPFSPMPGGALTANTQMMRDNNILDKFPEVILAMREVVQKGGYGTSVTPVSQFYFQQAFNNVMFGKWKKIAEGYGKMVLGYFGKTPVTPDKEIIKLASEQLGLKPTTKHAVDIADKDESKSLAHVKEILKQNNIKTTEENIFIAAACKEKGIAFLKGEAKVNVRKIDPNAKANEGRQTQSGRYSVVVNGSRYNVEVSEGFNDGIQVKSITGVEGKSVKNAKSAAAGATENDIVASLPGAVHKILVSPGDQVKKGQAVVVLEAMKMEIEVKAPKDGVIGSIEVSKGQSVANNQVVAKFK; translated from the coding sequence ATGGCGAAGAAATTTATCGATGTTATGGATACGACTTTTAGAGATGGCTTTCAGTCAGTTTATGGCGCTAGGGTGCTTATGAACGACTTTTTGCCCGCGCTTGAAGCAGCCAAAGAGGCTGGTATAGAGCATTTTGAATTTGGTGGCGGAGCGAGATTTCAAAGCCTTTATTTTTACCTAAATGAAGACGCTTTTGCGATGATGGATAAATTTAGAAGCATCGTAGGACCAAAAGCAAATCTTCAAACCCTAAGCAGGGGCGTAAATACCGTCACACTTGATACTGGCAGCCGTGAGCTAATCGACCTTCACGCAAAGCTTTTCAAAAAACATGGAACCACCACCATCAGAAATTTTGACGCACTAAATGACGTTGAAAATTTAAAATATTCAGGCGAGAGGATCGCTCATCATGGCTTAAAACATGAAGTTGTTGTTACGATGATGGATCTGCCCAGTGGCTGTGTGGGAGCACATGATGTTAAATTTTATGAGAAAATTTTAAGAGAAATTTTAGATGCAAACATCCCTTATCACAGTGTTTGCTTTAAAGATGCAAGTGGCACAAGTAGCCCACAAAAGGTCTATGAAACCATAAAAATGGCTAGAAAATTATTGCCAGAAAAAACTCATATCAGACTTCATACACATGAAACAGCAGGCGTAAGTGTGGCTTGCTATCTTGCAGCGCTTGAAGCCGGCGTTGATGGAATAGATCTAGCCGCAAGCCCAGTAAGTGGTGGTACAAGTCAGCCAGATATCTTAACTATGCTTCACGCAGTAAAAGGCAAAAACTACGATCTTGGCGGACTTGACGTGGAGAAAATTTTAAAATATGAAAGCGTTTTGAATGATTGCTTAAAAGAGTATTTCTTGCCACCTGAGGCCGTACAAGTAAGCCCACTCATACCATTTTCACCGATGCCTGGTGGCGCGCTTACAGCAAATACCCAGATGATGAGAGATAACAACATCTTAGATAAATTTCCAGAGGTTATCCTTGCGATGCGTGAAGTGGTGCAAAAGGGTGGATACGGTACTTCAGTGACTCCTGTTAGCCAGTTTTACTTCCAACAAGCGTTTAATAATGTAATGTTTGGCAAGTGGAAAAAGATAGCTGAGGGATACGGTAAAATGGTGCTTGGCTACTTTGGCAAGACACCAGTTACGCCTGATAAAGAGATCATCAAGCTTGCAAGCGAGCAACTAGGCTTAAAACCAACTACAAAACACGCAGTTGATATAGCTGATAAAGATGAGAGTAAGTCGCTTGCTCACGTAAAAGAAATTCTAAAGCAAAACAATATAAAAACTACCGAAGAAAATATATTTATAGCAGCAGCTTGTAAAGAAAAGGGTATCGCATTCTTAAAAGGCGAAGCCAAAGTAAATGTTAGAAAGATCGACCCAAATGCTAAAGCAAACGAGGGCAGACAAACTCAAAGTGGCAGATATAGTGTCGTTGTAAATGGTAGCCGCTACAATGTCGAAGTAAGCGAAGGTTTTAACGATGGCATCCAAGTAAAATCAATCACCGGAGTTGAAGGCAAGAGCGTAAAAAATGCTAAAAGTGCAGCAGCAGGTGCAACTGAAAATGATATCGTTGCTAGCTTGCCGGGTGCTGTGCATAAAATTTTAGTAAGTCCTGGCGATCAAGTCAAAAAAGGGCAAGCTGTAGTCGTGCTTGAAGCAATGAAGATGGAGATAGAGGTCAAAGCCCCAAAAGATGGTGTGATAGGATCTATTGAAGTTAGCAAAGGTCAAAGCGTCGCGAACAATCAAGTGGTGGCTAAATTTAAATAA
- a CDS encoding YebC/PmpR family DNA-binding transcriptional regulator, with product MGRAFEYRRAAKEARWDKMSKVFPKLAKAITVAAKDGGCDPDMNPKLRAAIVAAKAENMPKDNIDAAIKRANGKDSADIKTIFYDGKAAHGVQIIVECATDNPTRTVANVKAIFSKNGGEILPSGSLSFMFTRKSVFELEKPSADIEEIELELIDYGLSDIEADDETLFVYGDYANFGTLHEGIEKLNLVVKKASLQYLPNQTVNLSEEQMLEVERLLDKLEDDDDVQAVYTNIE from the coding sequence ATGGGACGAGCATTTGAGTACCGAAGAGCGGCAAAAGAAGCTAGATGGGATAAGATGAGCAAGGTATTTCCAAAACTTGCAAAAGCTATAACAGTAGCCGCAAAAGATGGTGGTTGTGATCCAGATATGAACCCTAAACTTCGTGCAGCTATCGTAGCGGCAAAAGCTGAAAATATGCCAAAAGACAACATCGACGCAGCTATAAAAAGAGCAAATGGCAAAGATAGCGCCGATATCAAGACTATTTTTTATGACGGCAAAGCAGCTCACGGCGTGCAGATCATCGTTGAGTGTGCGACCGACAATCCAACAAGAACGGTTGCCAATGTTAAAGCGATATTTAGCAAAAATGGTGGAGAAATTTTACCAAGTGGCAGCCTTAGCTTTATGTTTACAAGAAAGAGCGTTTTTGAGCTTGAAAAACCAAGCGCAGATATTGAAGAGATCGAGCTTGAGCTGATTGATTATGGTCTAAGCGATATCGAGGCCGACGATGAGACGCTATTTGTTTATGGTGATTATGCAAATTTTGGCACACTTCATGAAGGTATCGAAAAGCTAAATTTAGTGGTTAAAAAAGCTTCACTTCAATACTTACCAAATCAAACCGTGAATCTAAGCGAAGAGCAAATGCTTGAGGTTGAGAGACTTCTTGATAAGTTAGAAGACGATGATGACGTTCAAGCAGTTTATACAAATATTGAATAA
- a CDS encoding TRAP transporter small permease subunit: MQKVEKFFDKVGDIVGYICMFIMALMIIDVFFNVVARYFFSYGNVAFQELEWHFFAVIFLLGMSYALKEDAHVRVDIFYAKFSPKNKALVNMIGTVIFVIPFALLVSNLSFEFVSDAYTSAEASADPGGLTHRWIIKALIPFSFYLLVFFAIGFFIRNFNLYKKAKKGE, encoded by the coding sequence ATGCAAAAAGTTGAGAAATTTTTTGATAAGGTCGGCGACATAGTCGGCTATATTTGCATGTTTATTATGGCTTTGATGATAATAGACGTCTTTTTTAACGTTGTGGCAAGATATTTTTTCTCTTATGGAAATGTCGCATTTCAGGAGCTTGAGTGGCATTTTTTTGCTGTAATATTTTTGCTTGGCATGAGCTATGCATTAAAAGAAGATGCGCACGTTAGAGTTGATATCTTTTATGCTAAATTTTCACCAAAAAATAAAGCTCTTGTAAATATGATAGGAACTGTTATTTTTGTAATTCCATTTGCACTTTTGGTTTCAAATTTATCGTTTGAATTTGTGAGTGATGCTTATACTTCAGCTGAAGCTAGTGCAGATCCAGGCGGTCTTACTCACAGATGGATCATAAAAGCACTTATTCCTTTTTCTTTTTATCTGCTTGTATTTTTTGCGATTGGCTTTTTTATAAGAAATTTTAATCTTTACAAAAAAGCTAAAAAGGGGGAATAA